Proteins from one Bradyrhizobium amphicarpaeae genomic window:
- a CDS encoding DUF2189 domain-containing protein, translated as MSISGKIDPVVRPVAATDIAEALVEGLRDFQALPFYGLCFGGLYAAGGIAIMLCFTAFGMVYLVYPLAAGFALIGPFVAIGLYEISRRRERGEPVSFGAIWSAVRSRSEIGWMAFVTLFVFVVWMYQVRLLIALLLGLHASFSSLQEFMTVVLTTNEGLLFLGIGNAVGAVLSLILFSLTVVSFPLLLDREVDFVTAMVTSVRAVVTSPLPMITWAAVIVMLLIVSALPYFLGLIVTLPVLGHATWHLYRRLVAPTA; from the coding sequence ATGTCCATCTCGGGCAAGATCGATCCGGTGGTGCGTCCCGTCGCGGCGACCGACATCGCCGAGGCGCTGGTCGAGGGCCTGCGCGATTTCCAGGCTCTGCCGTTCTACGGTCTCTGCTTCGGCGGGCTCTACGCCGCCGGCGGCATCGCCATCATGTTGTGCTTCACGGCCTTCGGCATGGTCTATCTCGTCTATCCCCTGGCGGCAGGCTTCGCGTTGATCGGACCGTTCGTGGCGATCGGTCTCTACGAGATCAGCCGCCGCCGCGAGCGCGGCGAGCCGGTCTCCTTCGGCGCGATCTGGTCCGCCGTGCGATCGCGCAGCGAGATCGGCTGGATGGCGTTCGTCACGTTGTTCGTGTTCGTGGTCTGGATGTACCAGGTGCGACTCCTGATCGCGCTGCTGCTCGGTCTGCACGCCTCGTTCTCCAGCCTTCAGGAATTCATGACCGTCGTGCTGACCACCAATGAAGGCCTGCTGTTCCTCGGCATCGGCAATGCGGTCGGTGCGGTGCTGTCGCTGATCCTGTTCTCGCTGACCGTGGTGTCGTTTCCGCTGCTGCTCGACCGCGAGGTCGATTTCGTCACGGCGATGGTGACGAGCGTGCGCGCCGTGGTGACGAGCCCGTTGCCGATGATCACATGGGCCGCCGTGATTGTGATGCTGCTGATCGTCTCGGCGCTGCCGTACTTTCTCGGGCTGATCGTGACGCTGCCGGTGCTCGGGCACGCGACCTGGCATCTTTATCGGCGGCTGGTGGCGCCGACGGCGTAG
- a CDS encoding SRPBCC family protein: MKLDQFKPLTVYTIYIASTPEKVWEALTSAEFSKQYFFGNEVEVEPWLGGSFMVRTPDGALHISGEVLAYDPPRKLSVTFNVNWPELIEKLGPTLVTYEIEQAGDAVRLTMSEGHDRELSDDILEGGRQGWPAILSGLKSVLETGKPLAVKMGPPQRMLDALKAMGIKTP, translated from the coding sequence ATGAAGCTGGATCAGTTCAAGCCGCTGACGGTCTACACCATCTACATTGCTTCGACGCCGGAGAAGGTGTGGGAAGCGCTGACCTCGGCGGAGTTCAGCAAGCAGTATTTCTTCGGCAATGAAGTGGAGGTCGAGCCATGGCTTGGCGGCAGCTTCATGGTGCGCACGCCTGACGGCGCGCTGCACATCAGCGGCGAGGTTCTCGCCTACGATCCACCGCGAAAGCTGTCGGTCACGTTCAACGTGAACTGGCCCGAGCTGATCGAGAAGCTCGGCCCGACGCTCGTGACCTACGAGATCGAGCAGGCCGGCGATGCGGTCCGCCTCACGATGAGCGAAGGCCACGACCGCGAGCTCAGCGACGACATCCTCGAAGGCGGACGGCAGGGCTGGCCGGCGATCCTCTCCGGTCTCAAGAGCGTCCTCGAGACCGGCAAGCCGCTGGCGGTGAAAATGGGCCCGCCGCAGCGGATGCTCGATGCGCTGAAGGCGATGGGGATCAAGACGCCGTAG
- a CDS encoding SRPBCC family protein: MSKPEFVYVTYIETTPEKLWEALTSREFTRQYWFGAEVRSDWKVGSPFALTLEGEVTDSGEILEADPPRRLSYSFKHQKFEELRGEPISRVVFTIEPFGALVRLTVLHDGFVEGGKYLGAVSNGWPAILSGLKSLLERGKVLAIPRTALNKGFDAK, translated from the coding sequence ATGAGTAAGCCGGAATTCGTCTACGTGACCTATATCGAGACCACGCCGGAAAAGCTGTGGGAAGCGCTGACGTCGCGCGAATTCACCAGGCAATACTGGTTCGGCGCCGAGGTCCGCTCCGACTGGAAGGTCGGCTCACCCTTTGCGCTCACGCTCGAGGGCGAAGTCACCGATTCCGGCGAAATCCTCGAGGCCGATCCGCCGCGACGGCTGTCCTACAGCTTCAAGCACCAGAAGTTCGAAGAGCTGCGCGGCGAGCCGATCTCGCGCGTCGTCTTCACCATCGAACCGTTCGGCGCGCTCGTGCGTTTGACCGTGTTGCATGACGGCTTCGTCGAGGGCGGCAAATATCTCGGAGCCGTCTCCAATGGCTGGCCGGCGATCCTGTCCGGGCTCAAGAGCCTGCTGGAGAGAGGCAAGGTACTCGCCATACCCCGCACCGCCCTCAACAAGGGATTCGACGCAAAATGA
- a CDS encoding ArsR/SmtB family transcription factor, with product MDEVFKALADASRRSLLDRLHATNGQTLSELCEGLAMTRQAVTKHLAILEEANLVATIRHGREKLHYLNPVPIHQIGERWIRKFERGKLAALGELKRQLEKRDE from the coding sequence ATGGATGAGGTCTTCAAAGCGCTCGCCGATGCATCACGACGATCGCTGCTCGACAGGCTTCATGCGACAAACGGCCAGACGCTGAGCGAGCTCTGCGAGGGCCTCGCCATGACGCGGCAGGCCGTGACCAAGCACCTTGCCATTTTGGAGGAGGCGAATCTCGTCGCCACCATCAGGCATGGCCGCGAGAAGCTGCATTACCTCAACCCGGTGCCGATCCATCAGATCGGCGAACGCTGGATTAGGAAATTCGAGCGCGGCAAGCTGGCCGCGCTCGGCGAGTTGAAACGCCAGTTGGAGAAGCGCGATGAGTAA
- a CDS encoding LVIVD repeat-containing protein, producing MFRCVLTAAILVLFVCSTAAEAQQQTIGAPPEASNMKLVGSNDLQARSAYQPTIHHRGNRWIAYIGHHGGTDDVPAPVNPMTGKAEPNGTSIIDVTDPARPKYLRHLPGQEGKYESGGAQMVRVCDGKTLPKGDTNAVYMLRTFGSEAHEIWNVTDPASPVLITRIGGLKDTHKSWWECDTGIAYLVSGAPDWRTRRMTQIYDLSDPAHPQKIRDFGLPGQEPGSTGAVPTELHGPISTGPNGNRVYFGYGTDKDGILQIVDREKLLNGPKEPTPDNLRYPEIARLPMSAFNGAHTTFPMLDMPIAEFAEDKDGKTRDIVMIVDEAILNECGEARQMVWFADVTTETRPMMISSYTVPEASGRFCQRGGRFGAHSSNESMEPVYYKKMAFIAFFNAGVRALDIRDPYHPKEVGHFIPSITAATDKRCIPIEGGERCKVAIQTNNVETDDRGYIYIVDRANTGLHILELTGAARAAAGLPKN from the coding sequence ATGTTCCGCTGCGTCTTGACTGCTGCCATCCTTGTCCTTTTCGTGTGCAGCACCGCGGCCGAGGCGCAGCAGCAAACCATCGGCGCGCCGCCCGAAGCCTCCAACATGAAGCTCGTCGGCAGCAACGATCTCCAGGCCCGCAGCGCCTATCAGCCGACCATCCATCACCGGGGCAATCGCTGGATCGCCTATATCGGCCATCACGGCGGCACCGATGATGTGCCCGCGCCCGTCAATCCGATGACGGGCAAGGCCGAGCCGAACGGAACCTCCATCATCGACGTCACCGATCCCGCCCGTCCGAAATATCTGCGGCATCTGCCGGGGCAGGAGGGCAAGTACGAATCCGGCGGCGCGCAGATGGTGCGGGTCTGCGACGGCAAGACGTTGCCAAAGGGCGATACCAACGCGGTCTACATGCTGCGCACCTTCGGCAGCGAGGCGCATGAGATCTGGAACGTCACCGATCCCGCCAGCCCTGTGCTCATCACGCGCATTGGCGGCCTGAAGGACACGCACAAGAGCTGGTGGGAATGCGACACCGGCATTGCCTATCTCGTCTCGGGCGCGCCGGACTGGCGAACACGGCGTATGACGCAGATCTACGATCTCTCCGATCCCGCGCATCCGCAGAAGATCCGCGACTTCGGACTGCCCGGTCAGGAGCCCGGCTCGACCGGCGCGGTGCCGACCGAGTTGCACGGGCCGATCTCGACCGGGCCCAATGGCAATCGCGTCTATTTCGGTTACGGCACCGACAAGGACGGCATTTTGCAGATCGTCGATCGCGAGAAGCTGCTGAACGGACCGAAGGAGCCGACGCCGGACAATCTGCGCTATCCCGAGATTGCGCGCCTGCCGATGTCGGCCTTCAACGGCGCGCATACGACGTTTCCGATGCTCGACATGCCCATCGCCGAATTCGCCGAGGACAAGGACGGCAAGACCCGCGACATCGTGATGATCGTGGACGAGGCCATCCTGAACGAATGCGGCGAGGCGCGACAGATGGTGTGGTTCGCCGACGTCACCACCGAGACGAGGCCGATGATGATCTCGAGCTACACCGTGCCGGAGGCGAGCGGGCGGTTCTGCCAGCGCGGCGGCCGGTTCGGCGCGCATTCCTCCAACGAGAGCATGGAGCCGGTCTATTACAAGAAGATGGCCTTCATCGCCTTCTTCAATGCCGGCGTGCGCGCGCTCGACATCCGCGATCCCTATCACCCGAAGGAGGTCGGCCATTTCATTCCCTCGATCACGGCTGCGACCGACAAGCGCTGCATCCCGATCGAAGGCGGCGAGCGCTGCAAGGTCGCGATCCAGACCAACAATGTCGAGACGGACGACCGCGGCTACATCTACATTGTCGATCGCGCCAATACCGGTTTGCATATCCTCGAGCTGACCGGGGCGGCACGCGCCGCGGCCGGGCTGCCGAAGAATTGA